Proteins encoded by one window of Candidatus Zixiibacteriota bacterium:
- a CDS encoding aminopeptidase, translating into MNRVATESRTDRRGTRRLAAAWGRALRPASAGALVAAMLASCSPLYVMRAAYEEGKILWRREPIANLLKDPAMDGDRREKLALVLAVREYARDVLKLNVGGSYASYSYVDRADLSYVLTAAPKTELRPYTWWFLIVGRVPYKGFFSKEAAAAAAEELRAEGYDTHVRIAPAFSTLGWFDDPLLDHLLKYDKVALADVVFHELFHNTLYVKGAGAFNESVANFVGGRAAIDFFRARSGEGSPEHERAMLRWAEELEFADFIEALATELTDLYAREIPYEDKLRAREAVFDRARRDWQERTAARPGHRFRGFSRQELNNAVLINFMLYLKNLRLFESVYHALGQSLPAVIASVRDAVDGGGDPFEKVRALIPAPASSAGQYSLAPGDRLDVLGR; encoded by the coding sequence ATGAACCGGGTTGCGACCGAGAGCCGGACCGACCGCCGTGGGACGCGCCGCCTCGCCGCCGCCTGGGGGCGGGCGCTGCGGCCGGCGTCGGCGGGGGCGCTCGTCGCTGCCATGCTCGCCTCCTGCTCGCCGCTCTACGTCATGCGGGCGGCTTACGAAGAAGGGAAGATCCTGTGGCGCCGCGAGCCGATCGCAAATCTCCTCAAAGACCCGGCGATGGACGGGGATCGCCGCGAAAAGCTCGCTCTGGTGCTTGCCGTTCGCGAGTACGCCCGCGACGTTCTCAAGCTGAACGTCGGCGGCAGCTACGCTTCGTACTCCTACGTCGACCGCGCCGATCTCTCATATGTGCTCACCGCCGCCCCGAAGACGGAGCTCCGGCCCTATACGTGGTGGTTCCTGATCGTCGGTCGGGTGCCTTACAAGGGATTTTTCTCGAAGGAGGCGGCGGCAGCGGCCGCCGAGGAGCTCAGGGCTGAAGGCTACGACACCCACGTCCGCATCGCGCCTGCCTTCAGCACGCTCGGGTGGTTCGACGATCCGTTGCTGGACCACCTGCTCAAATACGACAAGGTCGCGCTCGCGGACGTGGTCTTCCACGAACTGTTTCACAATACGCTGTACGTCAAGGGCGCGGGCGCCTTCAACGAAAGCGTGGCCAATTTCGTCGGCGGGCGCGCAGCGATCGATTTCTTCCGCGCCCGGTCCGGCGAAGGCAGCCCGGAGCACGAGCGAGCGATGCTCAGATGGGCCGAGGAGCTGGAGTTCGCGGACTTCATCGAAGCGCTGGCAACGGAGCTGACGGATCTGTACGCGCGGGAGATTCCGTACGAGGACAAGCTGAGAGCGCGCGAGGCTGTCTTCGATCGCGCCCGGCGGGACTGGCAAGAGCGGACGGCGGCCCGCCCCGGCCATCGCTTTCGAGGGTTTTCCCGCCAGGAGCTCAACAATGCCGTGCTGATCAATTTTATGCTTTACCTCAAGAATCTCAGGCTCTTCGAATCCGTCTATCACGCTCTCGGGCAGAGCCTGCCCGCGGTCATCGCGTCGGTGCGGGACGCGGTCGATGGCGGCGGCGATCCGTTCGAGAAGGTGCGGGCGCTGATCCCCGCTCCGGCGAGCTCAGCCGGCCAGTACAGCCTTGCACCGGGCGATCGCCTGGATGTGCTCGGACGCTGA